In the Astatotilapia calliptera chromosome 5, fAstCal1.2, whole genome shotgun sequence genome, one interval contains:
- the LOC113021902 gene encoding calcium/calmodulin-dependent 3',5'-cyclic nucleotide phosphodiesterase 1B, which yields MAELVRIRKKKLQIPISRLRSMLKQLDEKDVDFEEIKKNLEYTASLLEAVYLDGTRQCLESEDDLQQLQSDGVPSEVTDWLASTFTQKIRRPTRRSDEKPKFRSIVHAVQAGIFVERMFKRAYTAAMPDQPAAVVNCLRDVDRWSFDVFALNSASSDHALRTLFFELITRYELNSRFKIPISCLTEFLSALERGYCKYNNPYHNHVHAADVTQTLHCLLLRSGLVHWLTELEVMASLFAAAIHDYEHTGTTNNFHIHTKSEFALIYNDRSVQESHHLSAAFRLLLDDQMNIFINLTREEWMELRSLVIEMVLSTDMSSHLLQVKAMKSCLQQQERIDKPKALSLLLHTADISHPSKPWALHSRWTKTLMEEFFRQGDREAELGLPFSPLCDRQTTLVAESQIGFIDFIVYPTFSLLTDMAEKIVIPLVEENPGPPDPCNRHSNLWKESSRGLQWSLAHITAELVSFRSTWTRHTEDNKLKWKESGSNGFSDPGETKEQRSRQEVLSEKSLQDPTTDTK from the exons ATGGCTGAACTGGTTCGAATCCGTAAGAAAAAGCTCCAGATACCCATCTCTAG GCTGAGGAGCATGCTGAAGCAGCTAGACGAGAAAGATGTTGATTTTGAAGAAATCAAAAAGAACCTGGAATACACAGCATCGTTACTAGAGGCAGTGTACCTCGATGGAACAAg GCAGTGTCTGGAGTCTGAAGATGACCTCCAGCAACTGCAGTCAGATGGGGTGCCGTCAGAGGTCACCGACTGGCTGGCTTCCACTTTCACCCAGAAGATCCGCCGTCCTACGCGGCGCTCTGATGAGAAGCCCAAGTTTCGCAGCATTGTGCATGCAGTGCAAGCTGGGATATTTGTGGAGCG GATGTTCAAGAGGGCCTACACAGCAGCCATGCCGGACCAACCTGCAGCGGTCGTAAATTGCCTCAGG GACGTGGACCGTTGGAGCTTTGATGTGTTTGCTCTGAACTCAGCCAGCTCTGATCATGCACTCCGAACTCTGTTCTTTGAGCTGATCACCAGATATGAGCTCAACAGTCGCTTTAAG ATTCCCATCTCGTGCCTCACAGAATTTCTGTCTGCGCTGGAGAGAGGATACTGCAAATACAACAACCCCTACCACAACCACGTTCACGCTGCTGATGTAACTCAGACACTGCACTGTCTGCTGCTGCGCTCCGGACTCGTG CACTGGCTGACAGAGCTCGAGGTGATGGCATCCCTGTTTGCTGCAGCCATCCATGACTATGAACACACAGGAACTACAAATAACTTTCACATCCACACAAA GTCAGAGTTTGCATTGATCTACAATGACCGGTCTGTACAAGAGAGCCATCACCTGAGTGCAGCATTCCGCCTACTGCTGGACGACCAAATGAACATCTTTATTAATTTGACGCGGGAGGAATGGAT GGAGCTGCGGTCACTCGTTATAGAGATGGTGTTGTCCACTGACATGTCCTCCCACCTTCTCCAAGTCAAAGCAATGAAATCCTGTCTACAACAACAAGAACG GATTGACAAGCCCAAAGCACTGTCTCTGTTACTGCACACGGCTGACATAAGTCATCCATCCAAGCCTTGGGCGCTGCACTCTCGCTGGACCAAAACCTTGATGGAGGAGTTTTTCAGACAG GGTGATAGAGAGGCAGAGCTCGGCCTCCCCTTCTCTCCACTGTGTGATCGACAAACCACCCTAGTAGCTGAATCCCAGATCG GTTTCATAGACTTCATTGTGTATCCTACATTTTCTCTGCTGACCGATATGGCTGAAAAGATTGTTATTCCTTTGGTGGAAGAGAACCCAGGCCCACCAGACCCCTGCAACAGACATAG TAATCTTTGGAAGGAGAGCTCCAGAGGCCTGCAGTGGAGCCTCGCACACATCACAGCTGAGCTGGTGAGCTTCCGCTCTACTTGGACACGGCACACTGAGGACAACAAGCTCAAATGGAAGGAAAGTGGCTCAAATG GATTTTCAGACCCCGGCGAGACAAAAGAGCAGCGATCGAGACAAGAAGTGTTGTCAGAAAAATCCCTGCAAGACCCCACTACAGATACAAAATAG